The DNA region ACCTGTAGCAAGAGATTGAAGGATGACCCGTTCAGTGGAACGAATCAGGTTATCAAGCGTGTTAAACCCAGCCGTGGCAATGTCTTCTACGTTTTGAGTGATACCCTCGATGTTTTGAGTGATACCCTCAATATTTTTAGTGATGCCTCTGACATCTTTGACGATTGAGGTCACACCATTAATGCCGTTAACAATGACGTTTTCTGTCCCCTCTATGGCAGCAGTAACGACATTTTCACCACTTTTAATGCTTTGGGTGATGACATTCTCTGATGACTTTATTGCTTGCACAAGACCAGCCTCTAGAAGGTCAAAACCACCCTCAATCGCTGCAACCATTGGAGCTCTGACCAAGCTAATCAGACTATCGAAAATATTGGCAATGGCACCGGGGATGCTGGTGTCTATTCCGGTCTCTACTCGTCCCAACTTAGAGAGAATGTCATTCGCCTGTTGCTGTGTTGCTAACTGCGATAACAGTCGTGATTCTAAATCATAGAAATCTTGCTTAACCGCTAACTGCTCTGGACATCCCATCTAAGTTCGCCTCACAAAAGAATCGATTAATCTGCCCTGCTCGTCGTAACAGCAATTCAATGCAGACCCTGCACAGGGGTTACAGCAAGTCTCCGGTGGGCATTGGCGATCGCCACATTGAAAAAGTGGGTCTGCCCCGTCATAAGGGCAAATCTTCGTGAGTATTCCCCCTTGATCGCTCACCTCTAGACATTTCAATACAGAGACATTTGGACATTCTTCATAGGTCAAAGTTTCGGTTGTGCCATCTGCGTAGTAGAAAATTAGCTCGCAACCTGCACTAGCAGGAGACCCAATAATGTCGTGCTCATACATAATCAACAGTCCTCCTTCGTCAAAGAATTCCCACACCGGGTATTCTTGAAAAAGTGGGTTGTGGGGCATATTCCCATAATTGTGAGAATGAGAACTATAAGCTCTTTTATCGAAGTCTACGGGGAATGTCCCATTATAAAAACTTAATCTTGTTGGGCAACTTGAAGGTCTATTTGGAGTGGTGAAAAAGCGATCATAATCAATCGAAAAAGGTCGGGTGATATCCTCTTCTGTGACAAATGTGAACCACCTATTTGTGCCATGCCCACTACCAGCATAGGTATATGAAAAGCTGTAATTGTCTCCCAACAAATATCCATAAGATTCGGCATTGACAATCCCTTGACATGAAGAAGGCATTAAAAAAGTTTTCAGGGTTTTATCTAAAGAAAGACGAAAACTTTTAGCCCCTAATACTTCTATTGTCTCTCCGGTCGTTTGCTTCTCATAGGATATAGAGCCGGACAATAGACGATATGGATGATCGCTGTCTAATTCCTTCTCTCGTAAAACTTCTATGTCATTAACTAGTAGCCCACTTGTCCCTATATCACGGCAAATAGGAGGATCAAGGGATAGTATTTCCTGTCTATTAGGAGAATCAGGATTGATGATTAAATAAGCCTTTTCTGCATTTTCACAGTCGCAAATCTTCGTCATGCCACCCCTCGCAATTTATGCATAATTGCGCGCTCTCGTAATAGCTGGTTATAGATTTCATCCATACTCATCCCTGTTTCTCTGGATAGTCGAAGTAAAAGCCTTGGTCTGGGGTTGTAAATATAAGGTTGACCATATTTCTTCTTTGTTTTCAGCATTGCCCGCCGTGAACAAGTGCTTAATTTCTGCCATAAAAAGATCTGACTCATAGCTCAAAATATGTGCTTGTCAACATTGTAATTTGACTACCTGTCTTAGATGCGGGTTAAGTCTATTTCTAAGACAGGTTTATTTCGCTATACCCAAATAAGTTTATCTGTACTATTACTATTGATATAGGTCAACTTATAACGTTTTGGATTACAGAAATGTCTCTAACTTTTTTCGATAATGCTGTTGCTGCTGGTGGGGGTAATGGTGTGCCCGCTGGTTTATTTCTGCCGATTGCAGTTCTACCCGGTGTTGTGGCGGGTGAGTTTGGTGCGGGTGAATCCCAAGCGACCAAAGAAGGTAAAGCTTTATTGGCGATGAGTAATGCGCTGTTTGATTACTACACGGCGAACTCAACTAATTTGGTTGGGTTACTGGCGACTCGTGCGAAGGCTTCGGCTTCTGATGTGTTGGATAACATCACCTTTACCTTCCAGCATCAATATGTTTCTAAGTTGTCTGATGCATCCTTTGGCCAGATTCCTCTCCCGGCTGCTGGTGCTAATTCTGGTGTGGGTGGGTTTGCGGTACAAGACATCTTCGCTGCGGCGGCTGATGTTGCGGCGGAAGGGGCAATCAGTGGTGAGGGTGTGGTGATTCCCTACGCAGATCTTTCTGCGTTTGGTGGTTCTGCTCCAGCCGGAATTACAGCGGGTAATGATAACCGTGATTTGATTGCTGCCATGAACCGAGCCATGGCTGATTTAGTGGTGGTTCGTGATGCGACGAATGCGTCTGCTGTCACTGCGGCAACTCAAGCGAACTCTATTTCCTTTACCCTTGCTGCTGCTGCCACTGCAACAACAGATCCCACCACTGGATTGGTGGCGGGTGAGTTAGACAAGATTTCCACTGTGCAGATGTCTACGTCTTATACCGTGCAAGTGGCTCTGAATCAGTCGGCTCAAACCTTCGATGTCAATGTCGTTACTGCGTAGGTCGAACGCTTCGTAACGAGGATATTCTCACGATTAACAATTAACTAGGTACAAAATAATGGCTCGTGAATATGGTTCCGGTACATGGCGTTGGGTCGGTTTGGTGATTGGCTCTACCACGCTCAAATATGTGTTTGATTCCAAGCTCAAGGACAGTCTCAAAAGTGAGTTTGGTCAGACCGATGTCACTGCTCAATTCAATGTCACCAATGCGGTGTTATCCCCCAACAAACCAAAGCCTGCCCGCGCCTCTAAGCGCTTGGCTGATGGTTATGAAGGGAGCTTTTGCAGCTCTGACAAGATTAAGCCCCTCAAGGCGGATGGGTTTCAGATTACTCGTCCCAAACTGGCCACCTTTAATCAGACGACTCTCAGTCGGGTGTTATTCGTCACCCTTAACGGTGTGAAGTATGCATGGCGACGACCTCGGAATACGGGTGGGGAGGTGGATGTTAACCCTGTGGGTGCTCAAGATGCGACGGATGAGACGGATTTAGTGTTTGGTGCTGATTTCCCCAAGCCTGCCCAAGGGGTAATTCTGATTCCCGGTCAAGGCTCCTATCGCTGTTTTGTGGATAACACCAAGGTGGATGGTGCGACATTGGATGCGGCGGCGGCTTCTGCTGGTTGGTCTTTGACTTCTCCCCAAGAGATTAATGTCGAAAGTCTGTTAAACCGCACGATTGGTCAAAGCCAAGGATAAACAAACAATGTCTTTGATATTGACCCCCGGTAATCCTGAATATGAGTTCATCATGGCGCATATGCCACCCCCTCCCAACTGGAGATCTCACGAGGCTCACGGCGAGGTGGGCTTGATTCAGGATTTGGAGACGGGTATGTGGCGACCTGCAAATCAAACTGAATTTATTGAGGTGATGATGGAACAGGGTGAGCTTTACTTCTCAGAGACTGAGGGTTAAGAGTCAATGCCAATAGTCGATGACTTTGGGGTATGGGAAGGGTTAGGAACGGTGGTGCCAGCGTTTGATTGGCAGCTCTTCCCACTTTTCCCTTCCACTCCTAATGCTGCGTTTCGGGTGTTCTACATTGGCGACTTTGACCGGACTTGGTATCCTCCAGCATTTGTAAGGGGCGTTTATTTCTCTGGTTCTCAATACTTTTTCGATAGGAATTGGGTGAAGCTCTATCCCAAAAATGAGCCTGAGATTATTCAGATTCCTTATCCAGCAGATCTACAGAGTGACCCTCTCCCCCAAAGGCAGATTGAGATTAAGTTAGCCCGTCGTTATCACTACGCGGATCTATCGGTAAATGGCTACACAGTAGAACTTTTTGAAAAGGTCAGTTCCAATGTTGTGTATCCCACTAGTCCTGCAACACCCGGTAATGTTCAAGGTGGCGGGAATAGTTCTGGAAATTCAAGTAATTATCCTCCCGGTCTTCTGTGATGTTTGATTCGTTCGCGCTCAATCCAGATAGTTTTATTTCATCGAGTAAGTCTTTTGCTGCTTATGAACGACGACAGCAACTCTTAAATCCACCAAGGGTACATGAGGGTTTTTTGGTACGAACGGCAAGTATCGCCCAAGGTCAGACCAAAGCGATTAGTTTTGCTGGGATACCCTTTGATTTTCGCTTGATGTCGGTGTGGGTATGGATGCCGGGGGCTACGGATAATGACGGCATTGAAATCTCGATTCTCTACAGTGGCATCGAGCAAACGAGGTTTGATTTACGTCGTCAGGATGTGCCGTGGGAACCGCCTTTCAATATCTTGGGAGCGAACCACAGCATCAATATCAAACCTGACAGGGCGGTGGCATCTATCTCTCTGTTTATTCAACCTGCAAAATTATTAGATGTGGAGGGCGTGTGATGGATACTAGCGACTTTTTAAGGGATTCGATCCTTGGATTAGAAAAAGATCTAAAGGAGACTCAGCAAGAATGCCAACATTTGCGAGGTTCTGTGACTCAGCTCGATAAGCATCTGGCTATCCTTGAAACGAAGATCACCACCAAAGCGAAAAACCAATCGGCATGGATTGCTTTTTTTGTGGCTTTGGCGCTGCAAATCTCATCGATTCTCATCAGGAAAGGCTTAGAATAATCCCGAAATTGTTGTGCGGTAATCGCTCCTAAAGGCAATACTCTAGGAGCGATTTTAGAGATGCTTTTATCTCGGTTTAACTCTTGGAACCAAGCTGTTTCGCCAGCTGCATAACGTTCTCCTTATCGTAGTAGTGGTGATAATACTTGAAGTGATTTTGCAGACTATGACCCATCAATTTTGCCGCATCAATTGGTGATACATCAAAATCTTTGCACCGTTTAGCGTATGCATGACGAGGGACATAGGTTGGGAAAGGGATGGAATAGCGACGAAATTGAGTACTCACCCGTGCCCCTAGCGCTTCCCAATTTTTATTCTTCATTGCTACACCTCCTGGTGGAAACTCAGCATGCTCAAAATCAAACTCCTCCCCCCATTCCGAACGTAGTGGGGCAACATGGCGTGGTCCCGTCTTTCCGTTCGTTACATAGAGAATTGGACTATCACTAAAATCACAATAAAACCCCTCATGCGGTCTCAAACCATAGGTAATCAAAACTAAAACAAAATTTTTCCACCGCCCACTGGGTATAGACTGAGCCACCTTGATGAGGGTCTCATCAGAGGGCAGCTTGCGACGCTGTCGGCTGGCATGAGAATAATTGCCTTTGTATCGTCCCAGCTCTACTTCAATCCCGGCCAATTCAGCCAACTGAGTCAATGCAACGGTTCCACGTTTACGCTGTCGAGTATCCGGCTTGATTGATAGCAACGTATCTACCAAGATCTTCTCCGTTATCGGCTTATGTAGAGGCAGCTTTTTGAATATCTGGTGATAATCACTGCGGTAAGTATTGCGAACTTGAGCGGTGTCAGCTCTGCGATGGAAGTAGTCTTGCTTAAACCGAGCACACCACTCCTCACAGGTGAGAACTTCCTCATCGATATACAACGACCAATCAAACTCATTACAAGCGAGTAAGCCTGCCAATTTGATTGCTTCGCCTCGGGCGCGAATCAAGCCAGCAGGATTCGCAGGAAGCCCTAAAGAGATGCGTTGTTGATAAGGAACTGACTTTTTGGACTTAAATTTGGGTGGCAACTTCGCTCTTAAGGAAAGCTTGCCACCTCTCATTTCCACTGTAATACCAAGGCTTAGAGCCTTTAGCTCGGCGTTAATTTGAGTCAAATTCATGGACTAAATTTGGACTAAATCAGACGTTCCAAGCAAGGGAATGTAAAATTATGTTGCCAATAGGATTCGAGAACGAGTGCTCACTATCCCACATTTAGTGTGACGCGAGAATTTATTCCACATATAGTGGCTCGAGGCAGATTTGAACTGCCGACCTTGGGCTTATGAGTCCCCTGCTCTAACCAACTGAGCTACCGAGCCGTGTTTTTTTACTGGTTATATTCGTTTTTCAAACAGAACCAATCGTAACCATTTCAAATAGGAATGTCAAGTTTGTTTCCTTGATTAATCCGAAACTGGGAAAATCACCTAGGACTTCTGTCCTCAGTTCCTTAATGAGAATGGAATCGTCATTGAGGCCACTGTGGTGTGATTGGCCATACAAAGATATCACGACGCGCTCTGGAAACAAGGAAAGATTATTCCAGGGTATTTCTCACCAAAATCGAGGTGATTTGCAGCGCCAAAGCGACGAAGAAGGCAATCCATGCTGATTGATTTTTCGCTTTGGTGGTGATCTTCGTTTCAAGGATGGCGAGATGCTTATCGAGTTGAGTGACAGAACCTCGCAAATGTTGGCATTCTTGCTGAGTCTCCTTTAGATCTTTTTCTAATCCAAGGATCGAATCCCTTAAAAAGTCGCTGGTATCCATCACACGCCCTCCACATCTAATAACTTTGCTTGCTGAATAAATAGGGATATAGATGCCACCGCCCGGTCAGGCTTGATATTGATGCTGTGGTTCGCTCCCAAGATATTGAATGGTGGTTCCCACGGCACATCTTGCTTTCTCAGGTCAAACCTCGTCTGCTCAATGCCACTGTAGAGAATCGAGATTTCAATGCCGTCATTATCCGTAGCCCCAGGCATCCAGACCCACACAGACATCAAGCGAAAATCAAAGGGTATACCTGCAAACGATATTTCTTTCGTTTGACCTTGGGAGATCGCTCCAGTTCTCACCAGAAAACCCTCATGTACTCTCGGTGGGTTTAAAAGCTGCTGTTGCCTTTCATAGGCATCAAAGGATTTGCTCGATGAAATAAAACTATCTGGATTTAGGGCAAAAGAATCAAACATCACAAGAGACCGGGAGGATAATTACCGTTGCTTCCAGACCCAACGCCACCACCCTGAGAATTACCGGGTGTTGCAGGACTAGTGGGATAAACAACATTGGAACTAACTTTCTCGAATAGCTCGACGGTGTAACCATTCACTGAGAGATCCGCGTAGCGATAACGACGGGCTAACTTAATCTGGATTTGTCGCTGGGGTAATGGCTCAGCTTGTAAATCGGGTGGATAGGGAAGCTGAATAATCTCAGGCTCATCCTTCGGAAATACCTTCACCCAGTTGTTATCGAAGAAATAGCGTTGCCCTGAAAAGTACACACCCCTAAGAAATGCTGGTGGATAAAACGTCTTCGCAAAATCACCTGTATAGAAAATCCTAAACGCAGCATTAGGAGTAGAAGGGAAAAGCGGAAACAACTGCCAATCAAACGCTGGCACTACAGTCCCTAGCCCTTCCCACACCCCAAAGTCATCGACTATCGGCATTAGACCCCCGACGAATCAGGGAAATATAAGTCTCCCTGTTCCATCATCACCTCAATAAATTCAGTCTGATTGGCAGGTTGCCACATGCCCGTCTCCAAATCCTGAATCAGTCCCACCTCACCATGGGCATCGTGAGATCTCCAGTTGGGAGGCGGTGGCATATTGGCCATGATGAACTCATATTCAGGATTACCGGGGGTCAATATCAGAGACATCGTTTTGTTTAACCAATCGTGCGATTTAACAGACTTTCGACATTAATCTCTTGGGGAGAGGTCAACGCCCAACCAGCAGAAGCCGCCGCCGCATCCAATGTCGCACCATCTACCTTGGTGTTATCCACAAAACAGCGATAGGAGCCTTGACCGGGAATCAGAATTACCCCTTGGGCTGGCTTGGGGAAATCAGCACCAAACACTAAATCCGTCTCATCCGTCGCATCTTGAGCACCCACTGGGTTAACATCCACCTCCCCACCCGTATTCCGAGGTCGTCGCCAGGCATACTTCACACCGTTAAGGGTGACGAATAACACCCGACTGAGAGTCGTCTGATTAAAGGTGGCCAGTTTGGGACGAGTAATCTGAAACCCATCCGCCTTCAGGGGCTTAATCTTGTCAGAGCTGCAAAAACTTCCTTCATGACCATCAGCCAAGCGCTTAGAGGCGCGGGCAGGCTTTGGTCTGTTAGGGGATAACACCGCATTGGTGACATTGAATTGAGCAGTGACATCGATCTGTCCAAACTCACTCTTCAGACTGTCCTTGAGCTTGGAATCAAACACATATTTCAGCGTGGTAGAGCCAATCACCAAACTGACCCAACGCCATGTACCGGAACCATATTCACGAGCCATTATTTTTTACCTTTTACCTAGTTAATTGTTCTTCGTTACGAAAGAAGCGTTCGACCTACGCAGTAACGACATTGACATCAAAGGTTTGAGTCGACTGATTCAGAGCCACTTGCACGGTATAAGACGTAGACATCTGCACAGTGGAAATCTTGTCTAACTCACCCGCCACCAATCCAGTGGTGGGATCTGTTGTTGCAGTGGCAGCAGCAGCAAGGGTAAAGGAAATAGAGTTCGCTTGAGTTGCCGCAGTAACCGCCGAAGCATTCGTCGCATCACGCACCACCACTAAATCAGCCATCGCTCGGTTCATTGCAGCAATCAAATCACGGTTATCATTACCCGCTGTAATTCCGGCTGGAGCAGAACCACCAAATGCAGAAAGGTCAGCGTAGGGAATCACAACACCCTCACCACTGATTGCCCCTTCCGCCGCAATATCAGCCGCCGCAGCGAAAATGTCTTGTACCGCAAACCCACCCACACCAGAATTAGCACCAGCAGCCGGGAGAGGAATTTGTCCAAAGGAAGCATCAGACAACTTAGACACATATTGATGCTGGAAGGTAAAGGTGATGTTATCCAACACATCAGAAGCAGAAGCCTTGGCGCGAGTCGCTAACAAACCCACCAAATTAGTCGAGTTTGCTGTGTAGTAATCAAACAGCGCATTACTCATTGCCAAGAGTGCCTTGCCTTCTTTGGTGGCTTGGGATTCACCCGCCCCAAACTCACCCGCCACAACACCGGGTAGAACTGCAATCGGAAGAAATAAACCAGCGGGTACACCATTACCCCCACCAGCCGCAACAGCATTATCGAAAAAAGTTAGAGACATTTCTGTAATCCAAAACGTTATAAGTTGACCTATATCAATAGTAATAGTACAGATAAACTTATTTGGGTATAGCCAAACAAACCTGTCTTAGAAATAGACTTAACCCGCATCTAAGACAGGTAGTCAAATTACAATGTTGACAAGCACATATTTTGAGCTATGAGTCAGATCTTTTTATGGCAGAAATTAAGCACTTGTTCACGGCGGGCAATGCTTAAAACAAAGAAGAAATATGGTCAACCTTATATTTACAACCCCAGACCAAGGCTTTTACTTCGACTATCCAGAGAAACAGGGATGAGTATGGATGAAATCTATAACCAGCTATTACGAGAGCGCGCAATTATGCATAAATTGCGAGGGGTAGCATGACGAAGGTTTGCGACTGTGAAAATGCAGAAAAGGCTTATTTGATCATCAATCCTGATTCTCCTGATAGACAGGAAATACTATCCCTTAATCCGCCTATTTGTCGTGAGATAAAAACGATATTATCCATTGATGGAGATGTGTTTATAGGGAGTCAGGCACTAGACCCAAACAATCCCTACACAGTGGGCATATTTGAGCCAGAAGGGACGACGGGTGGTTGGGTTAAATGGTCGGTTTACTACTTTGGTTTGGCTATTGGTTATGTTTACAAGCCAAAGCACGTCAATGTTGTGATTAATGGCAGATATCACATCTTTGGAGAGGGGAGTTGGGATGGTAGATACTGCCGTTTTGGGGCAGCGGCAGCGGCGGGTGGTACTTATCCCGGATATGGTCACTCAATGACAAATGCAGGGAGACCATACACCATCGAACCTGCGGGATTCATCCCAGACTGCACACCTGAAGTCTGTGGTCTAACCATCAATTACTTAGACGGTTCCACGTTTGATTATGGCGAAGTGCCTTGTGATGTTGATATCACCAAATTCGAGACATTAGAGATTTCTGATAACAGTGGCATCTTAAAAACCATTGACCCCTATGGCGGGGAACCCCTCGCTTTTCAATGTGGAGATAGAGAATGCCCACCAGAGACTTGCTGCAATCCCTGTGCAGGGTCAGCGCTGAATTGCTGTTACGACGAGAACGGCAGATTAATCGATAGCTTTATTCGGAGAACATAGAGATGGGATGTCCAGAGCAGTTAGCGGTTAAGCAAGATTTCTATGATTTAGAATCACGACTGTTATCGCAGTTAGCAACGAAGCAACAGGCGAATGAAATCTTATCTAAGTTGGGACGAGTAGAGACCGGAATAGACACCAGCATCCCCGGTGCCATTGCCAATATTTTCGATAGTCTGATTAGCTTGGTCAGAGCTCCAATGGTTGCAGCGATTGAGGGTGGTTTTGACCTTCTAGAGGCTGGTCTTGTGCAAGCAATAAAGTCATCAGAGAATGTCATCACCCAAAGCATTAAAAGTGGTGAAAATGTCGTTACTGCTGCCATAGAGGGGACAGAAAACGTCATTGTTAACGGCATTAATGGTGTGACCTCAATCGTCAAAGATGTCAGAGGCATCACTAAAAATATTGAGGGTATCACTCAAAACATCGAGGGTATCACTCAAAACGTAGAAGACATTGCCACGG from [Leptolyngbya] sp. PCC 7376 includes:
- a CDS encoding phage integrase — protein: MNLTQINAELKALSLGITVEMRGGKLSLRAKLPPKFKSKKSVPYQQRISLGLPANPAGLIRARGEAIKLAGLLACNEFDWSLYIDEEVLTCEEWCARFKQDYFHRRADTAQVRNTYRSDYHQIFKKLPLHKPITEKILVDTLLSIKPDTRQRKRGTVALTQLAELAGIEVELGRYKGNYSHASRQRRKLPSDETLIKVAQSIPSGRWKNFVLVLITYGLRPHEGFYCDFSDSPILYVTNGKTGPRHVAPLRSEWGEEFDFEHAEFPPGGVAMKNKNWEALGARVSTQFRRYSIPFPTYVPRHAYAKRCKDFDVSPIDAAKLMGHSLQNHFKYYHHYYDKENVMQLAKQLGSKS